The following proteins are co-located in the Sphaeramia orbicularis chromosome 24, fSphaOr1.1, whole genome shotgun sequence genome:
- the LOC115415304 gene encoding 5-hydroxytryptamine receptor 1E-like, translating into MDRYPGDSTTGPNITTNCTGPRPSTLQMAPFTDVTAVVAVVLGLLTLLTALINSGVIVAICTTKKLHLPANYLICSLAVTDFLVAVLVMPISILYITMETWALGQVVCEVWLSVDMTCCTCSILHLCVIALDRYWAITKAIEYARKRSGRRAAAMVGVVWVISVFISIPPLFWRRRSGRRSLQQCIIEHDHLGYTIYSTLGAFYVPMVVILILYYKIYSAAKTLYQKRGSSRHLSSRSLGSQTSVDHCRVSHTFCVSDLSNSDPTLGASVCIPTFDADVDGQDAKKQICTSRERKAARILGLILGAFIICWLPFFLKELLVGLGLLQAPQLLSDLLTWLGYINSLINPLLYTSFNDDFKLAFKKLLKRKEHA; encoded by the coding sequence ATGGATCGTTACCCAGGCGACAGTACCACAGGACCCAACATCACCACCAACTGCACCGGTCCCCGTCCCAGTACCCTGCAGATGGCGCCCTTCACCGACGTGACGGCTGTGGTGGCGGTGGTCCTGGGCCTCCTCACCCTCCTCACCGCGCTCATCAATAGCGGCGTCATAGTCGCCATCTGCACCACCAAGAAGCTACACCTACCTGCCAACTACCTCATCTGTTCTCTGGCGGTCACCGACTTCCTGGTGGCGGTGCTGGTGATGCCCATCAGCATCCTCTACATCACCATGGAGACGTGGGCGCTGGGTCAGGTGGTGTGTGAGGTGTGGCTGAGCGTAGACATGACCTGCTGCACCTGCTCCATCCTGCACCTCTGCGTCATCGCTTTGGACCGCTACTGGGCCATCACGAAGGCCATCGAGTACGCACGCAAGAGGTCGGGCCGCCGTGCCGCCGCCATGGTGGGGGTAGTGTGGGTCATCTCCGTTTTCATATCGATCCCACCGTTATTCTGGAGGCGGAGGTCCGGAAGACGGAGCCTGCAGCAGTGCATCATCGAACACGACCACCTGGGCTACACCATCTACTCCACTCTGGGGGCCTTTTACGTCCCCATGGTCGTCATTCTTATCCTCTACTATAAGATCTACAGCGCCGCCAAGACCCTGTACCAGAAACGGGGTTCGTCTCGACACCTGAGCAGTCGCAGCCTGGGCAGTCAGACCTCCGTAGACCACTGCCGAGTCTCCCACACATTCTGCGTGTCCGATTTGTCCAACTCCGATCCCACGCTCGGCGCCAGCGTCTGCATCCCGACCTTTGATGCAGACGTGGACGGGCAGGATGCGAAAAAACAGATATGCACTTCACGGGAGAGAAAAGCCGCCAGGATCCTGGGTCTGATCTTGGGGGCGTTCATTATTTGCTGGTTGCCGTTCTTTTTGAAGGAGCTCCTGGTGGGCCTTGGACTCCTGCAGGCTCCTCAGCTGCTGTCGGACCTCCTCACGTGGCTGGGTTACATTAACTCCCTCATCAACCCCCTGCTTTACACCAGTTTTAATGACGACTTTAAGTTGGCTTTTAAAAAGCTACTGAAGAGAAAGGAGCACGCATAG